TGAAGGTACCGGCCAGCCGCGGCGCCGCGGCGCCGCCGCCAAACGCTACGTTTTCTTCGCGGTAGGGCGGGGTGAGGCGCGTGGACGCGGCCGTCGCCACCGGCGCGGCCGAGCGGGCCAGCGTCATCGCCACCTTAAAGCCGGGCTGCTGCCAGGTGCCCACCAGCTGCTGGCCTTTGGCCGCCAGCACGCCCACAAAGCGGCTGCCCGCCGCCGGGGCATAGAATTGCACCGTGTCGTGGCTTTGCGTTACCTGCACCTCCAAATGGCTTACCTTTTGCAAGGGCACGTCGAGCGTACCAAAGTAATCGCCGCTGGTAAGCTTGAGAAAGCGAAAAACGACTTCCAGTGAGCCGCCGGGCACTTTTAGAGGGCCTTTCCAGAAGCCGTCGAGAGGCGCAGCAGGTGGCTGATCCAGGGCCCCGGTCGGGGGCGTGGGTCCCTGGGCACTGGCCGGACGGGCCAACAGCAGCAGGCCCCACACTGCAAATCGAGCGCGCTTAAATTGTATTCTGCGAGTAAACATTCTGCAAAATAACAACTGCGGGCGGATTTTCGAAACTATTAATGTAAGAATAGTTAGACGCTGGTACTTAACCAATTTACTAAAGCACAAAATCGGGCCCCGGGGCCACCAAGTCCTGCCCATCACGGCAAAAACTTGGCGGACCCGGGGCCCGGCTTTGCATTTTAACCGGTAGACCTAGCGGGTGCGCACGGCGATTTCGACGCGGCGGTTCTCCTTGCGGCCGGCGGCTGTGGCGTTGCTGGCCACGGGCTGGGCTTCACCCATGGGCTCCACGCTCACGCGGCCGGCATCGATTTTACCGGTCGTGACGAGGTAGTTTTTTACGGCCTCGGCACGCTTCTCGCTCAGGTCCTTGTTGTAGTCCTTGTCGCCGCGCGAATCAGCGAAGCCCATCACGCGCACCTCACTTTTGGCGAAGCGCTGGCCGATGGAACCTGTGATTTGCGCTAGGGCCTTGGCAGCGCTGGGCTTAACGGTAGCCTTGTCGGTGTCGAAGAGTACGGCTTCGTCTACGCTGTACACGTTGTAGTCGCTGTCGCCGCGCACCGTGACGCCGGGCAGGTTCACCTCCGTGAACTTCACGTCTTTGAGCTTGTCCTTGGTCACCGTCCAGGCGTTGCTGATGGCCGCGCCGGCGGAGGCCACGGCCCCTTTGGCAGCGTCGCCGGCGTTGGCAGCCACATCGCCCGCGGTTTTGCCGTCGCGGGCCATCACGGCCGTGTCGGCGCTGGCGTCGCCCAAGGTTTCTTTGGTTTCAGATTTTTTGGTTTCGCAGCCGGCGAGCAATACGGTGGCGGCTACAAGGGAGAGGAAGGGCTTGTACATGGTAATTTCAGTAAATGAATGTTGCCATACGCAGCCGGGGGCCCCGGCGTTGGCTTATTCCGTTACAAATACCC
This genomic stretch from Hymenobacter sp. PAMC 26628 harbors:
- a CDS encoding OmpA family protein, yielding MYKPFLSLVAATVLLAGCETKKSETKETLGDASADTAVMARDGKTAGDVAANAGDAAKGAVASAGAAISNAWTVTKDKLKDVKFTEVNLPGVTVRGDSDYNVYSVDEAVLFDTDKATVKPSAAKALAQITGSIGQRFAKSEVRVMGFADSRGDKDYNKDLSEKRAEAVKNYLVTTGKIDAGRVSVEPMGEAQPVASNATAAGRKENRRVEIAVRTR